The Candidatus Woesearchaeota archaeon genome has a window encoding:
- a CDS encoding AIR synthase-related protein, translating into MTQKLGEDYENREAKSVEAAKKAIANSKADLFSRRIVGGFFSDLYETIHPEYYSFSTCDSVGSKLMLAHASVQYPELSDLLQKQRIASIAGKFDTIAIDGIAMNVNDAAPWGSAFFDQLTKFTACQAAYEEKEIAGDVELGLIKAMKLADVSNILKVPKINLGKCETASLEETITTVDEMHGFELVFSGFGFISKRDVLEKGVFTENGFEFYIKPKQIIVGFESSGLHSNGYTAARLRLLNGHFEKREKYRKEYTGWFHLDEKVPGYGSKTFLEVLLEPTIIYSRAMARIAKEFPYVIGVNITGNGLANFNRAGKNVEYVIDDPITPQPIFELFEEEVEGQFKKGKITERYDAEKIYRKLNMGMGFACIVNKNDANKAIELAKQEGIKGKIIGHVASGSGDLKTKLILPGKKPVVFEGYM; encoded by the coding sequence ATGACACAAAAACTGGGAGAAGATTACGAAAATCGCGAAGCCAAGTCAGTTGAAGCTGCAAAGAAAGCAATAGCAAATTCAAAAGCCGATCTGTTCTCAAGGCGCATAGTCGGCGGGTTTTTTTCTGATTTATACGAAACAATCCATCCTGAATATTATTCTTTCTCAACCTGCGACAGCGTAGGCAGCAAATTAATGCTGGCTCATGCCTCTGTGCAATATCCTGAATTATCAGATCTTCTGCAAAAACAAAGAATAGCGTCAATTGCCGGAAAATTTGACACAATTGCAATTGACGGCATTGCAATGAATGTAAATGATGCTGCTCCGTGGGGAAGCGCATTTTTTGATCAGCTCACTAAATTTACAGCATGCCAGGCTGCTTATGAAGAGAAAGAGATTGCAGGCGATGTTGAGCTCGGGCTCATAAAAGCAATGAAATTAGCAGATGTTTCCAACATTCTCAAAGTGCCTAAAATAAATCTCGGAAAATGTGAAACAGCATCTTTAGAGGAAACAATAACAACAGTTGATGAAATGCATGGTTTCGAGCTGGTGTTTTCGGGCTTCGGCTTTATCAGCAAAAGGGATGTTCTTGAGAAAGGCGTATTCACGGAAAATGGATTTGAGTTTTATATAAAGCCAAAGCAAATTATTGTTGGGTTTGAGTCATCCGGACTTCATTCAAATGGCTATACTGCAGCAAGATTAAGATTGCTTAATGGGCATTTTGAAAAAAGGGAAAAATACAGGAAAGAATACACGGGATGGTTCCATCTTGATGAAAAAGTTCCTGGCTATGGCTCAAAAACATTTTTAGAAGTTCTGCTGGAGCCGACTATAATCTATTCGAGGGCAATGGCAAGGATCGCAAAAGAATTTCCCTATGTCATTGGCGTCAATATAACAGGAAACGGACTGGCTAATTTTAACAGAGCCGGCAAAAATGTGGAGTATGTTATAGATGATCCAATCACGCCGCAGCCCATATTCGAATTATTTGAAGAGGAAGTGGAAGGGCAATTCAAAAAAGGCAAGATCACAGAAAGATATGATGCAGAAAAAATATACCGAAAACTGAATATGGGAATGGGGTTTGCATGCATTGTAAATAAAAATGATGCAAATAAAGCAATTGAATTGGCTAAGCAGGAAGGAATCAAAGGCAAAATAATAGGCCATGTAGCTTCCGGGTCTGGCGATTTAAAAACAAAACTCATCCTGCCTGGAAAAAAGCCTGTTGTGTTTGAAGGGTATATGTAA
- the guaA gene encoding glutamine-hydrolyzing GMP synthase — protein sequence MKEKIIVLDFGGQYTQLIARTVRQCNVFSEIKPHDCSLNSILEEKPKGIILSGGPRSVYEKGAPLADKKLFEQGIPMLGICYGMQQMNHTLVNKDWWNKYFLNFFFGDGILHGEHIVKEYGEKEIKIDNAHPLFSRLDEKIIGWMSHGDSVDGRRLASGFRVIAETKDHVAAIANDKKKIYGVQFHPEVTHTPKGKDIISNFVHDICGCGSGWTMGNYIEECKRYIKETVGKNDVICFVSGGVDSSFVATVLAKTEGIGKIYNVYIEGLMRKNETEEVEASLRKTGVALIVVKAEDRFINAIEGMSDPEQKRKTIGNLFGKIMQEKCSELKLDPEKTFLAQGTLYTDRIESGKGVGRKAATIKSHHNVGCKFIEEMEKSGRIVEPNRLIFKDEVREAAREIGLPPTISERQPFPGPGLGIRIVNGNPEWVNDALYKINDRVSQIAREEGLEGYVLPIKTVGVQGDGRTYSYLALLRGERNWQKIRKAAKRIPEEIHDINRIVYEVKPRADPVNISSLIPTTVSRETIDLLKDVDYEGRGIIDDYGFSRNISQTIFVLFGADIYNAGKRSVASRNVLTDDFMTVSPIEPLDVKRENLAEYRKKNMIRMSWECLDEIHDTLIKKYNVGAYVIDVTDKPPATTCME from the coding sequence ATGAAAGAAAAAATAATTGTGCTTGATTTCGGAGGCCAATACACGCAGCTGATAGCCAGGACAGTAAGGCAGTGCAATGTTTTTTCGGAAATAAAGCCCCATGATTGCAGCCTTAACAGCATCCTGGAAGAAAAACCAAAGGGGATAATCCTTTCAGGAGGGCCTAGAAGCGTATATGAAAAAGGAGCTCCTCTTGCTGACAAGAAATTATTTGAACAGGGAATCCCGATGCTGGGCATCTGCTATGGAATGCAGCAGATGAATCATACACTTGTAAATAAGGATTGGTGGAACAAATATTTTCTAAATTTCTTTTTTGGAGACGGAATTCTTCATGGAGAACATATTGTAAAAGAGTATGGCGAAAAAGAAATTAAAATCGACAATGCTCACCCGTTGTTTTCACGTTTAGATGAAAAAATTATTGGCTGGATGAGCCATGGCGACAGTGTTGATGGAAGAAGGCTGGCAAGCGGATTCAGGGTGATTGCAGAAACAAAAGACCATGTTGCGGCAATAGCGAATGACAAAAAGAAAATTTACGGCGTTCAATTCCATCCTGAAGTGACCCACACGCCAAAGGGAAAAGACATTATTTCTAATTTTGTGCATGATATTTGCGGCTGCGGCAGCGGCTGGACAATGGGAAATTACATAGAAGAGTGCAAAAGATACATAAAAGAGACTGTTGGAAAAAACGACGTTATATGTTTTGTAAGCGGAGGAGTTGATTCAAGCTTTGTCGCAACAGTTCTTGCAAAGACAGAAGGCATAGGAAAAATTTACAATGTTTATATCGAAGGGTTGATGAGAAAAAACGAGACAGAGGAGGTTGAAGCCAGCTTAAGAAAAACAGGTGTAGCGCTGATAGTTGTGAAAGCTGAGGACAGATTTATCAATGCAATAGAGGGGATGAGCGACCCTGAACAAAAAAGAAAAACAATTGGCAATTTATTTGGAAAAATAATGCAGGAAAAATGCTCTGAGTTAAAGCTTGATCCTGAAAAAACATTCCTTGCTCAAGGGACGCTGTATACTGATAGGATAGAAAGCGGAAAAGGAGTAGGCAGGAAAGCGGCAACAATAAAATCACACCACAACGTAGGATGCAAATTCATAGAAGAAATGGAAAAAAGTGGAAGGATTGTAGAGCCAAACAGATTGATATTCAAGGATGAAGTCAGGGAAGCAGCAAGAGAAATTGGGCTTCCCCCCACTATTTCTGAAAGGCAGCCATTTCCAGGGCCAGGTCTCGGAATAAGAATAGTAAATGGAAATCCTGAATGGGTAAACGATGCACTTTACAAAATAAATGATAGAGTAAGCCAGATAGCAAGAGAAGAAGGACTAGAAGGGTATGTATTGCCGATAAAAACAGTAGGAGTGCAGGGAGATGGAAGAACTTACTCTTATTTGGCTTTGTTGAGAGGAGAAAGAAACTGGCAAAAGATAAGAAAAGCAGCTAAAAGAATTCCAGAAGAGATTCATGACATTAATAGAATTGTGTATGAAGTTAAACCTAGAGCTGATCCTGTAAATATTTCTTCCTTAATACCTACAACTGTAAGCAGAGAAACAATTGATTTATTGAAAGATGTTGACTACGAAGGAAGAGGAATAATAGATGATTATGGGTTTAGCAGGAATATAAGCCAGACAATATTTGTATTGTTTGGAGCTGACATCTATAATGCTGGAAAGAGAAGTGTTGCATCAAGGAATGTTTTAACTGATGATTTTATGACAGTTTCCCCTATAGAACCTCTAGATGTCAAAAGAGAGAATTTAGCAGAATACCGAAAAAAAAATATGATCAGAATGTCATGGGAATGCCTTGATGAAATTCACGATACTTTGATAAAAAAATACAATGTCGGCGCATATGTAATTGATGTTACAGACAAGCCGCCGGCAACAACGTGCATGGAGTGA
- a CDS encoding phosphoribosylformylglycinamidine synthase subunit PurQ codes for MPTKKPKAAILWLPGKNRYRESEWSLKHVGFEVEHVFMNDLLSKKKSVLEYSLIFDIGGFGFGDYNFAGSLAGKYFLHPNVKSEMERFVDEGRLFLGVCNGFQDLTVAGLISTAKKPFGEVNLALYDTDAGRFMDYPVSLDNVNRGKCIWTRGIDDVLLMHMDNGEGKLVTKGYYRNDIAVLKKLRNNDQVVFTYVTPERKMLGKRQSNLRADPTGSVDHIAGICNYKGNVLGMMPHPETTNPLSDPLWTRDGARKEPSGLILFRNAYEYVK; via the coding sequence ATGCCGACAAAAAAACCAAAAGCTGCAATATTGTGGTTGCCTGGTAAAAACAGGTATAGGGAAAGTGAATGGTCCTTGAAGCATGTGGGCTTTGAAGTAGAGCATGTCTTCATGAATGACCTGCTCTCAAAAAAGAAAAGTGTTCTTGAATATTCTTTGATATTTGATATTGGAGGATTTGGCTTTGGGGATTATAATTTTGCAGGCTCACTGGCTGGAAAATATTTCCTGCATCCCAATGTGAAATCTGAAATGGAGCGGTTTGTAGATGAAGGCAGGCTTTTTTTGGGTGTGTGCAATGGTTTTCAGGATTTGACAGTGGCTGGGCTTATTTCAACAGCAAAAAAACCATTTGGGGAAGTTAATTTAGCACTTTATGATACAGATGCCGGAAGATTTATGGATTATCCTGTAAGTCTTGATAATGTCAACAGAGGAAAATGCATATGGACAAGAGGAATTGATGATGTGCTGCTTATGCACATGGATAATGGGGAAGGAAAGTTAGTCACAAAGGGATACTATCGCAATGATATTGCTGTTTTGAAAAAACTTCGGAATAATGATCAGGTTGTATTTACATATGTTACACCTGAAAGAAAAATGTTGGGAAAAAGACAAAGCAATCTAAGGGCAGATCCAACAGGTTCTGTTGACCATATTGCAGGCATATGCAATTATAAAGGCAATGTGCTTGGGATGATGCCTCATCCAGAAACAACTAACCCATTGTCAGATCCTTTGTGGACAAGAGATGGAGCCAGAAAAGAGCCTTCGGGCTTAATTTTGTTCAGAAATGCTTACGAGTATGTTAAATGA
- a CDS encoding AIR synthase-related protein yields the protein MAIDESVKFEWGKFLNLKHEELDSFVAHHRLAFLPGEAAVVQKEMKKELPYWKNKGIEINSDFAQMFLKMVDQQWCEHSAHGTSKGRIKLLDYSLGNGVEPIITQYKNLIKETIFHASEFLNKDFVASMFKDDAGIIYMGVFEGSKVGFDHKKFVKLGLAYKCETHNFPFKIYAIGGTETALGGDIRDILAVLGDLRGATYVLCLPPPDLDLKKVPKGVHLPIQYLLDGVKGNESYGNKFGVPTVISKIDANRIFATNPLCFSGAFGVVDIDEYLKAQRIMPGDKLVAWGGATGRDGLEGATMASMGGHVIGKGALTETEKKQAKRLSGAVQIGNPVVQQAWAYVLNRFIFPMSIITKQRDTGGGGYNASCFELFEMSNGGVLYLDRIWTKEKGLTDLELILSESQERQTATVRPQHAKTLVETMEYFGVPAAVLGTCTGDGRIRLTKNNGKTVVFDANVNFLRNGKPKVRRTAIYKELQLPEPIIKRKKDLTEDFLKVLAYPTIGSNEMVMARKFDHHVGNATVHGPLSGPHYDAPNDAAVIQPFMDYYKGAVISIAINSRRGIKSVRNMVKSMFDEGIMRNIVAGGNPHHMATGDNWSFANIKRDDEELGRMAVGYQTFADMVVLFEAPGIVGKDSSNNNHVEDGEKYYIPTMLHFSAMSVIDDVRKTLTSFAKNPGNLIYLVGSPTKAELGGSVFYAIQHFKRKGKDEFAGGKSEYHVDGYIGNKVPELDEQLAKRTYHDLHHIVQNCVNADPKESIIRSSKIIAAGGLVTALALMAYGGRHGMQITLCDKDFSSLENHELLFSETLTRALFEVDAHRHKEFENMMNRTHIPYNLIGLTDSTQDFKVVCPDLTPAVSTTLDKIGKAWKSAYNFAELP from the coding sequence ATGGCAATAGATGAATCAGTAAAATTTGAATGGGGAAAATTTTTGAATTTAAAACATGAAGAGCTTGATAGTTTTGTTGCCCATCACAGATTGGCTTTTCTTCCAGGTGAGGCGGCAGTTGTTCAGAAAGAAATGAAAAAAGAACTGCCCTACTGGAAAAATAAAGGCATTGAAATAAACTCTGATTTTGCACAAATGTTTCTTAAGATGGTTGATCAGCAGTGGTGTGAGCATTCAGCGCATGGAACAAGCAAAGGAAGAATAAAACTTCTCGATTATTCTCTTGGCAATGGCGTTGAGCCAATCATAACGCAATATAAAAACCTCATTAAGGAAACAATCTTCCATGCTTCTGAATTTTTAAATAAAGATTTTGTCGCATCAATGTTCAAGGACGATGCAGGCATAATTTACATGGGTGTTTTTGAAGGCAGCAAAGTTGGTTTTGATCATAAGAAATTTGTCAAGCTTGGCCTTGCGTACAAATGCGAAACACACAATTTCCCATTCAAGATTTATGCAATAGGCGGCACAGAAACAGCATTAGGCGGAGACATAAGAGACATTTTGGCAGTTCTTGGTGATTTAAGAGGAGCAACTTATGTGCTATGCCTTCCGCCACCTGATTTGGACTTGAAAAAAGTTCCTAAAGGCGTTCATCTTCCGATTCAATATTTGCTTGATGGGGTAAAGGGAAATGAAAGTTATGGAAATAAATTTGGAGTTCCTACAGTAATCTCAAAAATAGATGCCAATAGAATATTTGCTACCAATCCTTTATGTTTCTCGGGTGCTTTTGGCGTGGTGGATATTGACGAATATCTCAAGGCACAAAGGATTATGCCCGGAGATAAGCTAGTTGCATGGGGAGGCGCAACAGGAAGAGATGGCTTAGAAGGCGCTACCATGGCTTCAATGGGCGGGCATGTTATTGGCAAAGGAGCCCTAACAGAGACTGAGAAAAAACAGGCAAAAAGGCTAAGCGGTGCAGTTCAAATCGGAAACCCTGTTGTTCAGCAGGCATGGGCTTATGTCCTTAACAGATTTATTTTTCCAATGAGCATAATAACCAAGCAAAGAGATACTGGCGGCGGCGGCTATAATGCAAGTTGCTTTGAATTGTTTGAAATGAGCAATGGCGGAGTTCTTTATCTAGACAGGATTTGGACAAAAGAAAAAGGCCTAACAGACCTTGAATTGATTTTGTCAGAATCACAGGAAAGGCAGACTGCAACTGTTCGGCCACAGCACGCAAAAACATTAGTGGAAACAATGGAATATTTTGGTGTTCCTGCAGCTGTTTTAGGAACTTGCACAGGAGATGGCAGAATCAGATTAACGAAGAATAATGGAAAGACTGTTGTTTTTGATGCGAATGTTAATTTCTTAAGAAATGGCAAGCCAAAGGTTAGGAGAACAGCTATTTACAAAGAGCTCCAATTGCCAGAGCCTATTATAAAAAGAAAAAAAGACCTTACAGAAGATTTTCTGAAAGTATTGGCTTACCCAACAATAGGAAGCAATGAGATGGTTATGGCGAGGAAATTTGACCATCATGTAGGCAATGCAACTGTCCACGGCCCACTCTCAGGCCCTCATTATGATGCGCCAAACGATGCTGCTGTGATTCAGCCATTTATGGATTACTATAAAGGCGCTGTTATTTCCATAGCAATTAACTCGAGAAGGGGAATAAAGAGCGTCAGGAATATGGTTAAGTCAATGTTTGATGAGGGCATTATGAGAAATATAGTTGCCGGAGGAAATCCCCATCATATGGCAACAGGCGACAATTGGTCATTTGCAAACATAAAAAGAGATGATGAGGAATTAGGAAGAATGGCTGTGGGTTATCAGACTTTTGCTGATATGGTTGTTTTATTTGAAGCGCCAGGCATAGTAGGCAAAGACAGTTCCAATAACAATCATGTGGAAGACGGAGAAAAGTACTATATTCCCACAATGCTTCATTTTTCAGCAATGTCAGTTATAGACGATGTAAGAAAAACATTAACATCATTTGCAAAAAATCCTGGAAATCTGATTTATCTTGTTGGTTCACCTACTAAAGCAGAGTTGGGTGGCTCTGTATTTTATGCGATACAGCATTTTAAAAGAAAAGGAAAAGACGAGTTTGCAGGAGGAAAGTCAGAGTACCATGTTGATGGTTATATAGGTAATAAAGTTCCGGAATTGGACGAGCAGTTAGCAAAAAGAACATATCATGACCTACATCATATTGTTCAAAATTGTGTGAATGCAGATCCAAAAGAAAGCATTATCCGCTCTTCAAAAATAATTGCAGCTGGAGGCCTTGTGACTGCCCTGGCTTTAATGGCTTATGGTGGAAGACATGGAATGCAAATAACGCTTTGCGATAAGGATTTCTCCTCATTAGAAAACCATGAGCTTTTATTCTCAGAAACTCTTACAAGAGCATTATTTGAAGTAGATGCACACAGACATAAAGAATTTGAGAATATGATGAACAGAACGCATATACCTTATAATTTAATCGGGCTTACAGACTCTACCCAAGATTTCAAAGTTGTCTGCCCTGACTTAACACCCGCTGTTTCGACAACACTAGATAAAATAGGAAAGGCATGGAAATCTGCTTACAATTTCGCAGAACTTCCATGA
- a CDS encoding THUMP domain-containing protein has product MVDANLIVTYDPAHAGSTKAEIEALLKELKVKPKFLKSGIDGVFMIRAPNPKKIVSSLLNKAKKDISKFEQTFHYTPIDKWVKSTVKDMQKGIKGLIKGIKPNDRWKMELNKRHYDKEGVTDLILKLTEVIDRKNVDLEKPQKIIKVEICGNKAGLALLKADELLDVLKMKK; this is encoded by the coding sequence ATGGTTGATGCAAATCTTATTGTTACATATGATCCTGCACATGCAGGAAGCACAAAGGCCGAGATAGAAGCGTTGTTGAAAGAGCTGAAAGTAAAGCCTAAATTTCTGAAGTCAGGCATTGACGGAGTGTTCATGATTCGGGCTCCAAATCCGAAGAAGATTGTAAGCTCGCTGTTAAACAAGGCAAAAAAAGACATCTCTAAATTTGAGCAGACATTCCACTATACGCCTATAGACAAATGGGTAAAATCCACTGTAAAAGACATGCAGAAAGGAATAAAGGGCCTTATTAAAGGCATAAAGCCGAATGACAGATGGAAGATGGAATTAAATAAAAGGCATTATGACAAGGAAGGCGTAACGGATCTTATTTTAAAGCTTACCGAAGTTATTGACAGGAAGAATGTTGATCTTGAAAAGCCGCAGAAGATCATAAAAGTAGAGATATGCGGCAACAAGGCAGGATTGGCTTTGCTGAAAGCTGATGAATTGCTTGATGTGCTTAAGATGAAGAAATGA
- a CDS encoding HEPN domain-containing protein, translated as MTKINFLIKLHKQEKLQEVEPSEDIKEAYILRSNESLSSAKALLKIGNLKDAVALAYYSMYHCLLAALFRIGIKCENHAASIILLKKAFGIDNAKISNAKSERVDKQYYVDFAVNQKEASNSIKIAEEFITEMSNLMANLNEEKIKEYHGNVRIFHPVFDWWQKANLFHMWKILSMLKCQKCLHF; from the coding sequence ATGACAAAAATAAATTTTTTGATTAAGCTGCATAAGCAGGAAAAACTGCAGGAAGTTGAGCCAAGTGAGGATATTAAAGAAGCGTACATCCTAAGGTCAAATGAATCTTTATCTTCAGCAAAGGCTCTATTGAAGATAGGCAACCTTAAAGACGCAGTTGCATTGGCATATTATTCCATGTACCATTGCCTTCTTGCGGCATTGTTTAGGATAGGCATAAAATGCGAAAATCATGCTGCCTCAATAATACTTCTCAAAAAAGCATTTGGAATTGACAATGCCAAAATTTCAAATGCAAAATCTGAGAGGGTAGACAAGCAGTACTATGTTGATTTTGCAGTTAACCAGAAAGAAGCATCTAATTCTATCAAGATTGCTGAAGAATTCATTACAGAGATGAGCAATCTTATGGCTAATCTAAATGAAGAGAAGATAAAAGAGTATCATGGAAATGTCAGAATTTTCCATCCAGTCTTTGACTGGTGGCAGAAAGCCAACCTTTTTCATATGTGGAAAATTCTGAGCATGCTCAAATGTCAAAAATGTTTGCATTTTTGA
- a CDS encoding nucleotidyltransferase domain-containing protein, translated as MSQNNYNIKIIESLFKSDNHIRGLARLLKTNQTTIARKVHELYGDNIVDFKQEGRNKVFFLKKTLEAKQYAYLVEPHKLLEILKKYPHLRRIIELIRRNQKISLAILFGSYAKGIAAKGSDIDIYIDTKDAKLKEEVEQIDSKISVKIGSYNKDSLLIKEIEKNHVIIKGTEIYYDKNKFFD; from the coding sequence ATGTCACAAAATAATTACAATATTAAAATCATCGAATCGCTTTTCAAGAGCGACAATCACATCAGAGGGCTTGCTAGGCTGTTAAAAACCAATCAAACCACCATTGCAAGAAAAGTCCATGAATTGTACGGAGATAATATTGTTGATTTTAAGCAAGAAGGAAGAAATAAGGTATTTTTTCTGAAAAAAACACTGGAGGCAAAGCAATATGCTTATCTTGTTGAACCGCATAAGCTATTAGAGATATTAAAGAAGTACCCTCATTTAAGGAGGATCATAGAGCTAATCAGGAGAAATCAAAAAATAAGCTTGGCAATCCTATTTGGCTCATATGCAAAAGGCATTGCAGCTAAAGGCAGCGACATTGATATCTACATAGACACCAAAGATGCTAAGCTAAAAGAAGAAGTGGAGCAGATAGATTCAAAAATAAGCGTAAAAATAGGCAGCTATAATAAGGATAGCCTGCTTATTAAAGAAATAGAAAAAAATCATGTGATAATAAAAGGCACTGAGATTTACTATGACAAAAATAAATTTTTTGATTAA
- a CDS encoding AMP phosphorylase: MKLIVKDMDIATGDVLVAILNQKDAAKMDLHALDRIKIKKGNKLETVVLDIAESEKAVPEGHIGVFEEIIDSLNLKDKDIVEIIPARKPLSIDFIKKKLDGGTLDKKEIDQIVWDIVHNKLDAIELTYFVSACYANRMTMKETALLTKAMSDIGEKLKLHRYPVMDKHCSGGVAGNRTTMIIVPIIAAAGLAIPKTSSRSITSPAGTADTVEVLTNVNIPLPKMKKIVEKTNGCLVWGGALNLAPADDKIIKVEKPLAIDAKSQLLASVMAKKASVSATHVLIDIPYGKGSKILDKKSALQLKKGFEELAKALGMIVKVILTDGTQPIGNGIGPSLEARDVLWILRNDPRGPQDLRIKALNMAGMMLEMGYKAKKGEGLKKASEIVNDGRAYKKFIEIIKAQGGKEIMPQDIKIGEFAYTVLSPKQGVVKIVNNHSISKIARIAGAPQNKGAGVYLYKHVGDKVNKDETLFTVYAESQRKLDYAVSAIKEFDGVVVV; the protein is encoded by the coding sequence ATGAAATTAATTGTCAAAGACATGGATATTGCAACAGGGGATGTTTTAGTGGCAATACTCAACCAAAAAGATGCTGCAAAAATGGATTTGCATGCATTGGACAGGATTAAAATAAAAAAAGGAAACAAGCTTGAAACTGTTGTGCTTGATATTGCAGAAAGCGAAAAGGCTGTTCCAGAAGGGCATATCGGAGTTTTCGAGGAGATTATTGATTCTCTGAATTTAAAAGACAAGGACATTGTTGAGATAATTCCTGCAAGAAAGCCCTTGTCAATTGATTTTATAAAGAAGAAGCTTGACGGCGGAACTTTGGATAAAAAAGAGATTGACCAGATTGTGTGGGACATTGTGCACAACAAGCTGGATGCAATAGAGCTCACTTACTTTGTTTCTGCCTGCTATGCAAACAGAATGACTATGAAAGAGACAGCTTTGCTGACAAAGGCAATGTCTGACATTGGCGAAAAGCTAAAGCTGCACCGCTATCCTGTTATGGACAAGCACTGCTCTGGAGGCGTTGCTGGCAACAGGACAACAATGATAATAGTTCCGATAATTGCAGCAGCTGGCCTGGCAATTCCAAAAACATCTTCGAGAAGCATTACAAGCCCAGCTGGAACAGCAGACACAGTTGAAGTGCTTACAAATGTCAATATTCCGCTTCCTAAAATGAAAAAGATTGTTGAAAAGACAAATGGCTGCTTAGTGTGGGGCGGCGCTCTTAATCTCGCTCCTGCAGATGATAAGATTATAAAAGTTGAAAAGCCTCTTGCAATAGATGCAAAATCGCAGCTGCTTGCCAGCGTTATGGCAAAAAAGGCATCTGTTTCTGCAACGCATGTTTTGATTGACATTCCTTATGGCAAGGGCTCGAAAATTTTGGATAAAAAATCAGCATTGCAGTTAAAAAAAGGCTTTGAAGAATTAGCTAAAGCTCTTGGGATGATTGTTAAAGTTATTTTAACTGATGGTACGCAGCCAATAGGAAATGGAATCGGGCCTAGCCTTGAAGCTCGTGATGTTTTATGGATTTTAAGAAATGATCCCAGAGGGCCTCAGGATTTGAGAATAAAAGCACTGAATATGGCCGGTATGATGCTTGAAATGGGGTATAAAGCGAAGAAGGGAGAGGGCCTGAAAAAGGCATCTGAAATAGTGAATGATGGAAGAGCTTACAAAAAATTTATTGAAATAATAAAAGCGCAGGGCGGAAAAGAAATTATGCCGCAGGACATAAAAATCGGCGAGTTTGCCTATACTGTGCTTTCGCCAAAACAAGGTGTTGTTAAGATTGTGAATAATCATTCAATATCAAAGATCGCAAGGATTGCAGGCGCTCCGCAGAACAAGGGAGCAGGTGTTTATCTTTACAAGCATGTCGGCGATAAAGTGAATAAAGACGAAACATTATTTACAGTATACGCAGAAAGCCAGAGAAAGCTGGATTATGCTGTTTCAGCTATTAAAGAGTTTGATGGCGTTGTTGTTGTGTAA
- a CDS encoding AI-2E family transporter, which translates to MAVVIFILAFLIARPFIEALLTAAVVAYIFYPVYRWLLAKTKRPYLSASITVILILLISIAAASLLIGALYKQAYSVYSAAKGGFAIEGFKIFINENINNYITQLLKDSASFISDQASGFLLSIPKKLISMFVALFTIFFLLVNGEQLLKRIKEILPLKEKQKETLEKGIGSMLYAVVFCTIIVSIIQGIIGLIGFYIFRIDHPIFWALILTIAAMIPFVGSWVVWLPAALIKLINGYYAGSNTEIFLSIGLLIYGALLISTIDNIIKPKIIGDRSKLHPVFVLIGVLGGLVLFGFVGVLIGPAIMTLFVNIIEFYRESIQK; encoded by the coding sequence TTGGCTGTTGTCATCTTCATTCTTGCTTTTTTAATTGCAAGGCCATTCATTGAAGCATTGCTTACAGCTGCAGTTGTTGCTTACATTTTTTATCCGGTTTACAGATGGCTTCTGGCAAAAACAAAAAGGCCATACTTATCTGCATCAATAACAGTTATTCTCATATTGCTGATCTCAATAGCAGCAGCGTCTTTGCTGATAGGAGCGCTTTACAAACAGGCATATTCTGTATACAGCGCAGCCAAAGGCGGCTTTGCCATAGAGGGTTTTAAAATTTTTATCAATGAAAACATAAATAACTATATAACGCAGCTCTTAAAAGACTCTGCTTCTTTCATATCAGACCAGGCTTCAGGATTTTTGCTAAGCATCCCAAAAAAGCTAATATCCATGTTTGTTGCGCTCTTCACAATATTCTTCCTTTTAGTTAACGGCGAGCAGCTGCTGAAAAGGATAAAAGAAATCCTTCCGCTGAAAGAAAAACAAAAAGAGACTCTTGAAAAGGGAATTGGGAGCATGCTTTATGCTGTTGTATTCTGCACAATAATTGTTTCAATTATCCAGGGCATAATAGGCTTGATAGGATTCTATATTTTCAGGATTGATCATCCTATATTCTGGGCCCTTATACTGACGATTGCAGCAATGATACCTTTTGTAGGGTCATGGGTTGTCTGGCTGCCAGCTGCATTAATTAAGCTAATCAACGGCTATTATGCCGGCAGCAACACTGAAATCTTTCTGAGCATCGGGCTTTTAATTTATGGCGCGCTGCTGATTTCAACCATTGATAACATAATAAAGCCGAAAATTATAGGCGACAGGTCAAAGCTTCATCCTGTTTTTGTGCTTATCGGAGTTTTAGGCGGCCTGGTTTTGTTCGGCTTTGTAGGCGTGCTGATAGGCCCAGCCATCATGACATTGTTTGTAAACATAATTGAATTCTATAGGGAGTCTATCCAAAAATGA